A single Brucella intermedia LMG 3301 DNA region contains:
- a CDS encoding DMT family transporter, which yields MSGGVLLIVLFGAFLHASWNAIVKGSGDKFFSAASVTGAAGLIALFIVPFLPLPNPASWIYMLLSTVTQTFYMSLVAAAYKSGDMSEAYPIMRGTPPLLVALVSAPLVGEIMGWQSWLGIILICSGVLAMALDARRRNRGASSRTALLALTNAGFIASYTIIDGLGVRVSGEPISYTLWLFLMNAIPLAGWAFYREPDRFIHYLRNHWRPAMIGGVGTLGSYGLALWAMTMAPIAVVAALRETAILFGVLISFVVLKEKVGLPRFVAAGLIVFGAISLRLS from the coding sequence GTAAAGGGGAGCGGAGACAAGTTCTTCAGCGCCGCCAGCGTTACCGGCGCTGCCGGGCTGATCGCTCTTTTCATCGTGCCTTTTCTGCCGCTGCCGAACCCGGCGAGCTGGATTTACATGCTTCTGTCGACGGTAACGCAGACCTTTTATATGTCGCTGGTGGCAGCGGCCTATAAATCCGGCGACATGAGCGAAGCCTATCCGATCATGCGCGGCACGCCGCCCTTGCTGGTGGCGCTGGTGAGCGCGCCTCTGGTGGGCGAGATCATGGGCTGGCAAAGCTGGCTTGGCATCATCCTTATCTGTTCCGGCGTGCTGGCGATGGCGCTTGATGCCCGGCGCAGAAATCGCGGTGCTTCAAGCCGCACGGCCTTGCTGGCTCTCACCAATGCCGGTTTCATTGCCAGCTATACGATCATCGACGGCCTTGGCGTCCGCGTTTCGGGAGAGCCGATTTCCTATACGCTGTGGCTGTTCCTGATGAACGCCATACCGCTTGCCGGCTGGGCATTCTATCGCGAGCCGGACCGCTTCATCCATTACCTGCGCAATCACTGGCGACCGGCCATGATCGGCGGGGTGGGCACATTGGGGTCGTATGGCCTGGCGCTCTGGGCGATGACCATGGCCCCGATTGCCGTCGTGGCGGCACTGCGGGAGACGGCGATCCTCTTCGGCGTGCTCATTTCCTTCGTGGTACTGAAAGAAAAAGTCGGCCTGCCGCGCTTTGTAGCTGCCGGGCTTATTGTCTTCGGCGCGATTTCATTGCGCCTGTCGTGA